A window of Candidatus Pantoea floridensis contains these coding sequences:
- the ilvC gene encoding ketol-acid reductoisomerase: MANYFNTLNLRNQLAQLGKCRFMARDEFADGASFLKGKKVVIVGCGAQGLNQGLNMRDSGLDVAYALRAEAIAEKRASFRKATDNGFKVGTYEELIPQADLVVNLTPDKQHSAVVQAVQPLMKDGAALGYSHGFNIVEVGETIRKDITVVMVAPKCPGTEVREEYKRGFGVPTLIAVHPENDPKGEGMAIAKAWAAATGGDRAGVLESSFVAEVKSDLMGEQTILCGMLQAGSLLCFDKLVAEGHDAAYTEKLIQFGWETITESLKFGGITLMMDRLSNPAKIRAYALSEQLKTIMAPLFQKHMDDIISGEFSSGMMADWANDDKNLLTWREETGATAFENAPQFEGKIEEQEYYDKGVVMVAMVKAGVELAFETMVDAGIIEESAYYESLHELPLIANTIARKRLYEMNVVISDTAEYGNYLFSFAAVPLLKEFMTTLQPGDLGKAVEGTQVDNAQLRDVNEAVRQHPIESVGRKLRGYMTDMKRIAVAG; this comes from the coding sequence ATGGCTAATTACTTCAACACATTGAATCTGCGCAACCAGTTAGCGCAGCTGGGCAAGTGTCGCTTCATGGCGCGCGATGAATTCGCCGATGGTGCAAGCTTCCTGAAAGGCAAAAAAGTGGTCATCGTTGGCTGTGGTGCTCAGGGTCTGAACCAGGGCCTGAACATGCGTGATTCTGGCCTGGATGTGGCGTATGCCCTGCGTGCTGAAGCGATTGCTGAGAAACGTGCCTCTTTCCGTAAAGCCACCGATAACGGCTTCAAAGTCGGCACCTACGAAGAACTGATCCCGCAAGCCGATCTGGTGGTTAACCTGACGCCGGACAAACAGCACTCCGCCGTCGTTCAGGCTGTTCAGCCGCTGATGAAAGATGGCGCGGCGCTGGGTTACTCACACGGTTTCAATATCGTTGAAGTGGGCGAAACCATTCGTAAAGACATCACCGTCGTGATGGTGGCGCCGAAATGCCCGGGTACCGAAGTGCGTGAAGAGTACAAGCGTGGTTTCGGTGTGCCGACGCTGATCGCGGTTCACCCGGAAAACGATCCAAAAGGTGAAGGCATGGCGATTGCTAAAGCCTGGGCCGCAGCCACCGGCGGCGACCGTGCAGGCGTGCTGGAGTCTTCCTTCGTTGCGGAAGTGAAATCTGACCTGATGGGCGAGCAGACCATCCTGTGCGGTATGCTGCAGGCCGGTTCTCTGCTGTGCTTCGACAAGTTGGTGGCGGAAGGTCACGACGCGGCTTACACCGAAAAACTGATTCAATTCGGCTGGGAAACCATCACCGAATCTCTGAAGTTCGGCGGCATCACCTTGATGATGGATCGTCTGTCTAACCCGGCGAAAATCCGCGCTTATGCGCTGTCTGAGCAGCTGAAAACCATCATGGCACCGCTGTTCCAGAAGCACATGGATGACATCATCTCTGGCGAATTCTCTTCTGGCATGATGGCTGACTGGGCTAACGACGATAAAAACCTGCTGACCTGGCGTGAAGAGACCGGTGCTACCGCGTTCGAAAATGCACCGCAGTTTGAAGGCAAAATCGAAGAGCAGGAGTACTACGACAAAGGCGTAGTGATGGTTGCGATGGTGAAAGCGGGCGTTGAGCTGGCGTTCGAAACCATGGTTGACGCAGGCATCATCGAAGAGTCGGCTTACTACGAATCACTGCATGAGCTGCCGCTGATTGCCAATACCATCGCCCGTAAGCGCCTGTATGAAATGAACGTGGTTATCTCAGATACCGCAGAATACGGTAACTACCTGTTCTCCTTCGCGGCCGTTCCGCTGCTGAAAGAGTTCATGACCACGCTGCAGCCAGGCGATTTGGGTAAAGCGGTTGAAGGCACTCAGGTTGATAACGCGCAGCTGCGTGACGTCAACGAAGCGGTGCGTCAGCACCCAATCGAATCGGTAGGCCGCAAGCTGCGTGGCTACATGACCGATATGAAACGTATCGCCGTCGCGGGCTAA
- the ilvA gene encoding threonine ammonia-lyase, biosynthetic: MAESQPLPASPNGAEYLRAVLRSPVYEIAQVTPLQKMEKISSRLGNTILVKREDRQPVHSFKLRGAYAMIAGLNEEQKARGVVTASAGNHAQGVALSASTLGIKSLIVMPLATADIKVDAVRAFGGEAYLFGANFDEAKAKAIELSEQQGYTFVPPFDHPAVIAGQGTLAMELLQQDAHLDRVFVPVGGGGLAAGVAVLIKQLMPQIKVIAVESEDSACLKAALDAGEPVDLPRVGLFAEGVAVKRIGDETFRLCREYLDDIITVDSDAICAAVKDLFEDVRAVAEPSGALALAGMKKYIQQHDIKGERLAHVLSGANVNFHGLRYVSERCELGEQREALLAVTIPEQQGSFLKFCQTIGGRSITEFNYRYADADNACIFVGVRLTRGLEERSEIINQLNEAGYHVVDLSDDEMAKLHVRYMVGGRPSKPLRERLFSFEFPEAPGALLKFLQTLGAHWNISLFHYRSHGTDYGRVLAAFEANEQEPDFETHLTALGYEWHDEANNPAFRFFLAGQ; this comes from the coding sequence ATGGCTGAGTCTCAACCGCTACCCGCGTCGCCCAACGGCGCGGAATATTTGCGCGCCGTGCTGCGTTCACCGGTGTATGAAATCGCCCAGGTAACGCCGCTGCAGAAAATGGAAAAAATATCATCGCGTCTTGGCAACACCATTTTGGTGAAGCGTGAAGATCGCCAGCCGGTGCACAGCTTCAAGCTGCGCGGGGCGTACGCGATGATAGCCGGGCTGAATGAAGAGCAAAAAGCACGCGGCGTGGTGACGGCTTCGGCCGGTAACCATGCGCAGGGCGTGGCGCTCTCGGCCAGCACGCTTGGCATCAAATCACTGATTGTGATGCCGTTGGCCACGGCAGACATCAAGGTTGATGCAGTGCGCGCATTTGGCGGTGAGGCTTATCTGTTTGGGGCCAACTTCGACGAGGCAAAAGCCAAAGCGATCGAGCTGTCAGAACAGCAGGGTTACACCTTCGTGCCGCCGTTTGACCATCCTGCGGTCATCGCCGGACAGGGCACGCTGGCGATGGAGCTGTTGCAACAGGATGCGCATCTCGATCGCGTCTTCGTACCGGTGGGCGGCGGTGGTCTGGCAGCGGGGGTTGCGGTGCTGATCAAACAACTAATGCCGCAGATCAAAGTGATTGCCGTGGAATCGGAAGATTCAGCCTGCCTGAAAGCAGCGCTGGATGCCGGCGAGCCGGTGGATTTGCCGCGCGTCGGCTTGTTTGCTGAAGGCGTGGCGGTCAAACGCATTGGTGATGAGACCTTCCGTCTGTGTCGTGAGTATCTCGACGACATCATCACGGTGGATAGCGATGCGATATGTGCGGCGGTAAAAGATCTGTTCGAAGATGTGCGCGCGGTTGCGGAACCTTCAGGTGCGCTGGCGCTGGCGGGTATGAAGAAGTACATCCAGCAGCATGACATCAAAGGCGAGCGTCTGGCGCACGTGTTGTCAGGTGCCAACGTCAACTTCCACGGCTTGCGTTACGTTTCTGAGCGTTGCGAACTGGGGGAACAGCGTGAAGCACTGCTGGCGGTGACGATTCCAGAGCAGCAGGGCAGTTTCCTCAAGTTCTGCCAAACCATCGGTGGCCGCTCAATCACCGAGTTCAACTATCGCTATGCGGATGCGGATAACGCCTGCATTTTCGTCGGCGTGCGCTTAACGCGTGGGCTGGAGGAGCGCAGTGAAATCATCAACCAGCTGAACGAAGCCGGTTATCACGTGGTGGACCTGTCGGATGATGAGATGGCAAAGCTGCACGTGCGCTACATGGTGGGCGGCCGTCCATCGAAGCCGCTGCGTGAACGCCTGTTTAGCTTTGAGTTCCCGGAAGCACCGGGCGCGCTGCTGAAGTTCCTGCAGACGCTGGGCGCACACTGGAATATCTCGCTGTTCCACTATCGCAGCCACGGCACCGATTACGGTCGCGTGCTGGCGGCGTTTGAAGCTAACGAGCAGGAGCCGGATTTCGAAACTCATCTCACCGCGTTGGGTTACGAATGGCACGACGAAGCGAACAACCCGGCGTTTCGTTTCTTCCTCGCCGGGCAGTAA
- the ilvG gene encoding acetolactate synthase 2 catalytic subunit — protein sequence MTGAQWVVQALRAQGVDTVFGYPGGAIMPVYDALYDGGVEHLLCRHEQGAVMAAIGYARATGKTGVCIATSGPGATNLITGLADAMMDSIPVVAITGQVSSAFIGTDAFQEIDVLGLSLACTKHSFLVESLDDLPSVMAEAFAIAQSGRPGPVLVDIPKDIQIAHGELTPHLLPVEEEVSYSAQHIAEARALMAQSHKPMLYIGGGVGMAQAVPALRAMAQETGIPMVSTLKGLGSADASSDLYLGMLGMHGTKAANLAVQSCDLLIAVGARFDDRVTGKLDTFAPHASVIHIDIDPAELNKLRRAHVSLQGDMNQVLPALSMPLQIDGWRAEVSAMKTEFDWRYDHPGEAIYAPLLLKQLSDRKADSAVVTTDVGQHQMWAAQHMSFTAPENFITSSGLGTMGFGLPAAIGAQVARPEDTVICVSGDGSIMMNIQELGTIKRGKLPVKILLLDNQRLGMVRQWQQLFFDGRYSETILTDNPDFLTLASAFDIPGQRISRKDQVDAALDALLNSEGPYFLHVSIDEHENVWPLVPPGASNANMMEKTA from the coding sequence ATGACAGGTGCACAGTGGGTAGTTCAGGCTTTACGCGCGCAGGGTGTTGATACAGTGTTTGGTTATCCTGGCGGCGCAATCATGCCAGTGTACGATGCGCTCTACGATGGCGGCGTGGAACACCTATTGTGCCGTCATGAGCAAGGTGCGGTGATGGCGGCAATTGGTTATGCCCGTGCAACCGGCAAAACTGGCGTATGCATCGCTACTTCGGGTCCGGGCGCCACCAACCTGATTACCGGCCTGGCGGATGCGATGATGGATTCCATCCCGGTTGTGGCGATCACTGGTCAGGTCTCTTCCGCCTTTATCGGCACGGACGCCTTCCAGGAAATCGATGTACTCGGTTTGTCGTTAGCCTGCACCAAGCACAGTTTCCTCGTTGAATCGCTTGATGATTTACCTTCCGTGATGGCCGAAGCCTTCGCTATTGCACAGTCCGGCCGCCCTGGTCCGGTACTGGTTGATATCCCGAAAGACATCCAAATTGCCCATGGCGAACTGACGCCGCACCTGCTGCCGGTGGAAGAAGAAGTGAGCTATTCGGCGCAGCATATCGCGGAAGCGCGTGCCTTAATGGCACAGTCGCACAAACCGATGCTGTATATCGGCGGCGGCGTGGGCATGGCGCAAGCCGTTCCCGCACTGCGCGCCATGGCGCAGGAAACCGGTATTCCGATGGTTTCCACCTTGAAAGGTCTCGGTAGTGCGGATGCCAGCAGCGATCTCTATCTCGGCATGCTGGGCATGCACGGTACCAAAGCCGCTAACCTCGCGGTGCAATCCTGCGATTTGCTGATTGCAGTGGGCGCACGTTTTGACGACCGCGTCACTGGCAAGCTGGATACCTTCGCGCCGCATGCCAGCGTCATCCATATCGATATCGATCCTGCCGAACTGAACAAACTGCGCCGTGCGCACGTCTCTTTGCAGGGTGACATGAATCAGGTGCTGCCTGCGCTGAGCATGCCGCTGCAGATTGATGGCTGGCGCGCGGAAGTGAGCGCGATGAAAACTGAATTCGACTGGCGCTACGATCATCCAGGCGAAGCGATTTACGCGCCGCTGCTGCTGAAGCAGTTATCCGATCGCAAAGCGGATAGCGCGGTGGTGACCACCGACGTTGGTCAGCATCAAATGTGGGCCGCTCAGCACATGAGCTTCACCGCACCAGAAAACTTCATCACCTCCAGCGGCCTCGGCACCATGGGCTTTGGCCTGCCAGCGGCGATCGGTGCGCAAGTGGCGCGTCCTGAAGATACGGTGATCTGCGTATCTGGCGATGGCTCGATCATGATGAATATTCAGGAGTTGGGCACCATCAAGCGCGGCAAACTACCCGTAAAAATCCTGCTGTTGGATAACCAACGTCTGGGCATGGTGCGCCAGTGGCAGCAACTGTTTTTTGATGGACGCTATAGCGAAACCATTCTTACCGACAATCCCGATTTCCTCACGCTGGCCAGCGCCTTTGATATTCCAGGCCAGCGCATTAGCCGTAAAGATCAGGTCGACGCCGCCCTCGATGCTCTGCTGAACAGTGAAGGTCCTTACTTCCTGCATGTTTCGATAGATGAGCATGAAAACGTCTGGCCATTGGTACCACCGGGTGCCAGCAACGCAAACATGATGGAGAAAACCGCATGA
- a CDS encoding MFS transporter has product MQASITETLDQKHDDTPVNSRGKVVVASLVGTAIEFFDFYIYATAAVIIFPHIFFPQGDPTVATLQSLATFAIAFVARPIGSALFGHFGDRVGRKATLVASLLTMGVSTVLIGLLPSYQTIGVAAPLLLALARFGQGLGLGGEWGGAALLATENAPAKKRALYGSFPQLGAPIGFFFANGTFLLLSWLLTDEQFMNWGWRVPFILSAVLVLIGLYVRVSLHESPVFAKVQKENKQVRMPIGTLLSKHLTATILGTFIMLATYTLFYIMTVYSMSYGTAPAPAGLGYSRNSFLWMLMVAVIGFGVMVPIAGLLADRFGRRKTMITITLMIIAFALMFPVLLGSGSQVLVMGFLILGLSIMGLTFGPMGALLPELFPTEVRYTGASFSYNLSSILGASVAPYIATWLNANYGLQAVGFYLASMAVLTLIALIACKETRNQTLYEAV; this is encoded by the coding sequence ATGCAAGCCTCCATCACAGAAACACTCGACCAAAAACACGACGACACGCCGGTCAATTCACGCGGCAAAGTGGTTGTGGCATCGCTTGTCGGCACCGCCATCGAATTCTTCGATTTCTATATTTATGCCACTGCCGCGGTGATTATTTTCCCGCATATCTTCTTCCCGCAGGGCGATCCAACCGTCGCCACGCTGCAATCACTGGCTACCTTCGCCATCGCCTTCGTTGCGCGCCCTATCGGCTCTGCGCTGTTCGGGCACTTTGGCGATCGCGTCGGCCGTAAAGCCACCCTGGTGGCATCGCTGCTGACCATGGGCGTTTCGACAGTGCTGATTGGTTTGCTGCCGAGCTATCAAACCATTGGCGTGGCTGCCCCGCTGCTGCTGGCGCTGGCGCGTTTTGGTCAGGGTCTTGGCCTGGGCGGCGAATGGGGCGGTGCGGCACTTTTGGCGACCGAGAATGCGCCCGCAAAGAAACGCGCGCTTTATGGTTCATTCCCACAGCTTGGCGCGCCGATTGGCTTCTTCTTCGCCAACGGCACCTTCCTGTTGCTGTCATGGCTACTAACTGATGAGCAGTTCATGAACTGGGGCTGGCGCGTGCCGTTTATCCTTTCTGCAGTGCTGGTGCTGATTGGCTTGTATGTGCGCGTTTCGCTGCATGAAAGCCCGGTGTTTGCCAAAGTGCAGAAAGAGAATAAGCAGGTGCGGATGCCGATTGGTACGCTGCTGAGCAAGCATTTAACGGCGACCATTCTCGGTACCTTCATCATGCTTGCCACCTATACGCTGTTCTACATTATGACCGTCTACTCGATGAGTTACGGCACCGCACCCGCCCCGGCAGGCCTCGGTTATTCGCGTAATAGCTTCCTGTGGATGTTGATGGTGGCAGTGATTGGTTTTGGTGTGATGGTGCCGATTGCCGGTTTGCTGGCCGATCGCTTTGGTCGCCGTAAAACCATGATCACCATTACGCTGATGATTATCGCTTTTGCGTTGATGTTCCCCGTGCTGCTCGGTTCGGGTTCTCAGGTGCTGGTGATGGGCTTCCTGATTCTCGGCTTGAGCATTATGGGTTTGACGTTTGGTCCAATGGGCGCGCTGCTGCCAGAGCTGTTCCCGACCGAAGTACGTTATACCGGCGCGTCGTTCTCCTATAATCTTTCGTCGATTCTTGGTGCGTCGGTTGCGCCCTATATCGCCACCTGGTTAAACGCCAATTACGGTTTGCAGGCGGTAGGTTTCTATCTGGCTTCAATGGCAGTGCTGACGCTGATTGCGCTGATTGCCTGTAAAGAGACCCGTAATCAGACGCTGTATGAAGCGGTGTGA
- a CDS encoding branched-chain amino acid transaminase — protein MSTKKADFIWFNGEMVKWEDAKVSVMSHALHYGTSVFEGVRCYDSHKGPVVFRHREHMKRLHESAKIYRFPIKASVDELMEACREVIRVNKLKSAYIRPLAFVGDVGLGVNPPDGYTTDVIIAAFPWGAYLGAEALENGIDAMVSSWNRVAPNTLPTAAKAGGNYLSSLLVGSEARRHGYQEGIALDTNGYISEGAGENLFEVKDGVLFTPPFTSSALPGITRDAIIKLAQDMGIEVREQVLSRESLYLADEVFMSGTAAEITPVRSVDGIQVGEGKRGPVTGRIQKAFFGLFTGETEDKWGWLDPVNA, from the coding sequence ATGAGTACAAAGAAAGCAGACTTTATTTGGTTCAATGGAGAGATGGTTAAGTGGGAAGACGCCAAGGTCAGCGTAATGTCTCACGCACTGCATTACGGTACTTCTGTGTTTGAAGGCGTACGTTGCTACGACTCACACAAAGGCCCAGTGGTGTTCCGTCATCGTGAACACATGAAGCGTCTGCATGAATCCGCCAAAATTTACCGTTTCCCGATCAAAGCCAGCGTAGATGAACTGATGGAAGCGTGCCGCGAAGTGATCCGCGTGAACAAACTGAAAAGCGCTTATATCCGTCCGCTGGCCTTTGTGGGTGACGTGGGCCTGGGTGTAAACCCGCCAGATGGCTACACCACCGACGTAATCATCGCCGCCTTCCCATGGGGTGCTTACCTGGGCGCTGAAGCGCTGGAAAACGGCATCGATGCGATGGTTTCTTCGTGGAACCGCGTGGCACCAAACACCTTGCCGACCGCTGCGAAAGCCGGTGGTAACTATCTCTCCTCTCTGCTGGTGGGTAGCGAAGCACGCCGTCACGGCTATCAGGAAGGTATCGCCCTCGACACCAACGGCTATATTTCAGAAGGCGCTGGCGAAAACTTGTTCGAAGTGAAAGATGGCGTTCTGTTCACGCCACCGTTCACCTCTTCGGCGCTGCCAGGCATCACCCGTGACGCCATCATCAAGCTGGCGCAAGACATGGGGATCGAAGTGCGTGAGCAGGTTCTGTCGCGTGAATCGCTGTATCTGGCAGACGAAGTCTTCATGTCAGGTACTGCAGCGGAGATCACCCCGGTGCGCAGCGTCGATGGTATTCAGGTTGGCGAAGGTAAACGTGGTCCGGTCACCGGTCGTATCCAGAAGGCCTTCTTTGGCCTGTTCACTGGCGAGACGGAAGACAAGTGGGGCTGGTTGGATCCGGTTAACGCATAA
- the ilvY gene encoding HTH-type transcriptional activator IlvY — MDLRDLKLFLHLAESCHFGRTARAMHVSPSTLSRQIQRLEEDVGHALFLRDNRTVTLTEAGERLRQFAQQTLLQYQQLRHVMDLNGPSLSGELRLFCSVTAAYSHLPPILDRFRAEHPQVEIKLTTGDAADAIEMVQSGDADLAIAGRPESLPASIDFTPLGLIPLVLIAPALPCPVRSQATQDEPDWAQIPFILPEQGPARRGIDLWFRRQRIPNPQIYATVSGHEAIVSMVALGCGIALLPDVVLENSPEPVRNRVLTLENVESVAPLELGVCVQKKRLGEPLINAFWHQL, encoded by the coding sequence ATGGATTTACGAGACCTGAAACTGTTTCTTCATTTGGCGGAAAGCTGCCATTTCGGACGTACTGCGCGCGCCATGCACGTCAGCCCATCCACCCTTTCGCGCCAGATTCAGCGCCTGGAAGAGGATGTCGGCCACGCGCTATTTCTGCGTGATAATCGTACCGTTACGCTGACCGAAGCCGGTGAGCGTCTGCGCCAGTTTGCACAGCAGACGTTGCTGCAATACCAGCAGCTGCGCCATGTGATGGATCTCAACGGTCCGTCGCTCAGCGGCGAACTGCGCCTGTTTTGCTCGGTGACGGCCGCTTACAGTCATCTGCCACCGATTCTCGACCGCTTCCGTGCCGAACATCCGCAGGTGGAGATCAAGCTCACCACCGGTGATGCCGCCGATGCGATTGAAATGGTGCAGTCCGGTGACGCCGATCTCGCCATTGCCGGCCGACCTGAATCGCTGCCTGCCAGTATAGATTTTACGCCACTGGGGCTGATCCCGCTGGTGCTGATCGCCCCGGCGCTGCCTTGTCCGGTGCGCAGCCAGGCAACGCAGGATGAGCCGGATTGGGCGCAAATTCCGTTTATCCTGCCGGAACAAGGGCCTGCGCGCCGCGGCATTGATTTATGGTTCCGCCGCCAGCGCATCCCCAATCCGCAGATTTACGCCACGGTTTCGGGACACGAGGCGATTGTCTCGATGGTGGCGCTGGGCTGTGGCATTGCGCTGCTGCCGGATGTGGTGCTGGAAAACAGTCCGGAACCGGTGCGCAATCGCGTGTTAACGCTGGAGAATGTGGAATCTGTTGCGCCGCTGGAGCTTGGCGTGTGCGTACAAAAAAAGCGGCTCGGGGAGCCGCTTATCAATGCGTTCTGGCACCAGCTGTAA
- the ilvM gene encoding acetolactate synthase 2 small subunit — protein MNQHQLSIEARFRPEILERILRVVRHRGFQVCAMNMASAVNVENINIEMTVASQRSVDLLSSQLSKLMDVACVEIQQQTTQQIRA, from the coding sequence ATGAACCAGCATCAATTGTCTATCGAAGCTCGCTTTCGCCCTGAAATATTGGAGCGCATTTTGCGTGTCGTGCGTCACCGTGGATTCCAGGTGTGTGCGATGAACATGGCCTCCGCGGTCAATGTCGAGAACATTAATATCGAAATGACCGTTGCCAGCCAACGCTCTGTCGATTTACTGTCTTCGCAGTTAAGCAAACTTATGGATGTCGCTTGCGTCGAGATCCAACAACAGACAACACAACAAATCCGCGCTTAG
- the ilvL gene encoding ilv operon leader peptide, whose translation MKALLQVISLVVISVVVIIIPPCGASLGERKA comes from the coding sequence ATGAAAGCCCTTCTACAAGTGATTAGCCTAGTCGTGATTAGCGTGGTGGTGATTATTATCCCACCGTGCGGGGCATCGCTTGGAGAAAGAAAGGCTTAA
- the ilvD gene encoding dihydroxy-acid dehydratase, translated as MPKYRSATTTHGRNMAGARALWRATGMTDDDFGKPIIAVVNSFTQFVPGHVHLRDLGKLVAEEIEAAGGVAKEFNTIAVDDGIAMGHGGMLYSLPSRELIADSVEYMVNAHCADAMVCISNCDKITPGMLMAALRLNIPVIFVSGGPMEAGKTKLSDQIIKLDLVDAMIQGANPNVSDADSDQIERSACPTCGSCSGMFTANSMNCLTEALGLSQPGNGSLLATHADRKELFINAGKRIVSLTKRYYEQDDVNMLPRNIATKAAFENAMTLDIAMGGSTNTVLHLLAAAQEGEIDFNISDIDRLSRKVPQLCKVAPSTPKYHMEDVHRAGGVIGILGELDRAGLIDSSARNILQQSMRETIDQYDIMLTNDQAVKDMFRAGPAGIRTTKAFSQNCRWDTLDDDRSEGCIRTREHAYSQDGGLAVLYGNLAEDGCIVKTAGVDKEILTFKGPAKVYESQDDAVEAILGGKVVAGDVVVIRYEGPKGGPGMQEMLYPTTYLKSMGLGKSCALITDGRFSGGTSGLSIGHASPEAASGGTIALVKDGDMIEIDIPNRGIKLAVADNELHARREEEQARGEAAYTPHGRVREVSFALRAYASLATSADKGAVRDKSKLGG; from the coding sequence ATGCCAAAGTACCGTTCCGCCACCACCACCCATGGACGCAACATGGCCGGTGCCCGTGCCTTGTGGCGCGCGACTGGAATGACCGACGACGATTTCGGTAAGCCGATTATCGCCGTGGTTAACTCATTCACCCAATTCGTACCGGGCCACGTGCACCTGCGCGACCTTGGCAAATTGGTTGCTGAAGAAATCGAAGCAGCAGGCGGTGTAGCCAAAGAGTTCAACACCATTGCGGTGGATGATGGTATCGCCATGGGTCATGGCGGCATGCTGTATTCACTGCCTTCACGTGAGCTGATTGCCGATTCAGTGGAGTACATGGTTAACGCGCACTGCGCCGACGCCATGGTGTGTATCTCCAACTGCGATAAAATCACCCCGGGCATGCTGATGGCCGCACTGCGCCTCAACATTCCGGTGATCTTTGTTTCTGGCGGCCCGATGGAAGCCGGTAAAACCAAGCTGTCCGATCAAATCATCAAGCTGGATCTGGTGGACGCGATGATTCAGGGTGCGAACCCGAACGTCAGCGATGCCGACAGCGATCAGATTGAACGTTCTGCCTGTCCAACCTGCGGCTCCTGTTCTGGGATGTTCACCGCCAACTCCATGAACTGCCTGACCGAAGCGCTGGGCTTGTCGCAGCCAGGTAACGGTTCACTGCTGGCCACACACGCCGATCGTAAAGAGTTGTTCATCAATGCCGGTAAGCGCATCGTGAGTCTGACCAAACGCTATTACGAGCAGGATGACGTCAACATGCTGCCGCGCAACATCGCCACCAAGGCGGCGTTTGAGAATGCGATGACGCTGGATATTGCCATGGGTGGTTCCACTAACACCGTTCTGCACCTGCTGGCTGCGGCGCAGGAAGGCGAGATCGATTTTAATATCTCCGATATTGACCGTCTGTCGCGCAAGGTGCCGCAGCTGTGCAAAGTGGCACCAAGTACGCCGAAATATCACATGGAAGATGTGCACCGTGCGGGTGGCGTTATCGGCATTCTCGGTGAGTTAGATCGCGCCGGCTTAATCGACTCCAGCGCGCGCAACATTCTGCAGCAAAGCATGCGTGAAACCATCGATCAGTACGACATCATGCTGACCAACGATCAGGCCGTGAAGGATATGTTCCGCGCCGGTCCTGCCGGTATTCGTACCACCAAGGCGTTCTCGCAGAATTGCCGTTGGGACACGCTGGATGACGATCGTAGCGAAGGCTGCATCCGTACGCGCGAACACGCTTACTCACAGGATGGGGGGCTGGCGGTACTTTACGGCAACCTGGCAGAAGATGGCTGTATCGTAAAAACCGCGGGCGTTGATAAAGAAATCCTCACCTTCAAAGGCCCAGCCAAAGTGTACGAAAGCCAGGACGATGCGGTAGAAGCCATCCTTGGCGGCAAAGTGGTTGCCGGTGACGTGGTGGTTATCCGTTACGAAGGACCGAAAGGTGGCCCGGGCATGCAGGAAATGCTTTATCCCACCACCTATCTGAAATCGATGGGCCTCGGCAAAAGCTGCGCGCTGATCACCGACGGGCGCTTCTCGGGCGGCACCTCCGGTCTTTCGATTGGTCACGCCTCTCCGGAAGCGGCGAGCGGCGGCACCATCGCGCTGGTGAAAGATGGCGACATGATTGAAATCGATATCCCGAACCGTGGCATAAAGCTGGCGGTGGCGGATAACGAACTGCACGCCCGTCGTGAAGAAGAGCAGGCACGTGGCGAAGCGGCCTACACGCCGCACGGCCGCGTGCGTGAAGTCTCCTTCGCCCTGCGCGCTTATGCATCCCTCGCGACCAGCGCTGACAAAGGCGCGGTGCGCGATAAGTCCAAGCTGGGAGGCTAA